The following are encoded together in the Terriglobia bacterium genome:
- a CDS encoding aldehyde dehydrogenase family protein — MSAKTYKNLIGGEWVESRSGQTYENLNPADTRDVIGVFQRSDKRDVDDAVSAAALAFDRWRLTPAPKRAEIIYRAGQILLERKEDYARDMTREMGKVLKETRGDVQEAVDTAFYMAGEGRRLFGATVPSELPNKFAMAVRVPVGVCGMIAPWNFPMAIPSWKLLPALVCGNTCVIKPAEDTPLSTFNLVKALTDAGLPKGVINIVTGFGPDAGAPIVEHAKVNAVSFTGSSEVGRTIGEVAARGFKPCSLEMGGKNAIIVLDDANLDLALEGVLWGAFGTTGQRCTAASRVIVQKGVYRQFADRLIYRAQRLKVGNGLDETVEVGPQINEQQVATTEKYVQIGKGEGAKLEAGGKALNKPEHAYGWFFEPTVFTDVDGKMRIAQEEIFGPVISVIPCESFENAIEIANGVNYGLSSSIYTKDVNRAFRAMRDINAGITYVNAPTIGAEVHLPFGGVKSTGNGHREGGLGAVDFYTQWKAIYVDYSDKLQRAQIDTE, encoded by the coding sequence ATGTCGGCAAAAACCTATAAGAACCTGATCGGCGGCGAGTGGGTAGAATCCCGCAGCGGCCAAACCTACGAAAACCTTAATCCCGCCGATACCCGCGACGTTATCGGGGTGTTTCAGCGTTCGGACAAACGCGACGTGGATGACGCGGTTTCCGCCGCTGCGCTGGCCTTTGACCGGTGGCGGCTCACGCCGGCGCCCAAACGCGCGGAGATCATCTATCGCGCGGGCCAGATTCTGCTGGAGCGCAAGGAAGATTATGCCCGCGACATGACGCGAGAGATGGGCAAAGTCCTCAAAGAGACCCGGGGCGACGTTCAGGAGGCCGTGGATACCGCCTTCTACATGGCGGGCGAAGGCCGCCGCCTGTTCGGCGCCACCGTGCCCTCGGAACTGCCAAACAAATTTGCCATGGCCGTGCGCGTGCCCGTGGGCGTATGCGGCATGATTGCTCCGTGGAACTTTCCCATGGCCATCCCGTCGTGGAAACTTTTGCCGGCGCTGGTCTGCGGGAACACATGCGTGATCAAGCCCGCGGAAGATACGCCGCTTTCCACCTTCAATCTGGTGAAAGCCCTGACCGACGCCGGCCTGCCCAAAGGCGTGATCAACATTGTGACCGGGTTCGGACCGGACGCCGGCGCGCCCATCGTGGAGCATGCAAAAGTAAATGCGGTTTCCTTTACCGGATCGAGCGAGGTGGGGCGGACCATTGGCGAAGTGGCGGCCCGCGGCTTTAAACCGTGCTCGCTGGAGATGGGCGGCAAGAACGCCATCATCGTGCTAGACGACGCCAACCTTGATCTGGCGCTGGAAGGCGTGCTGTGGGGCGCCTTCGGCACCACCGGCCAGCGATGCACCGCGGCCAGCCGGGTGATCGTGCAAAAAGGCGTGTATCGCCAGTTCGCCGACCGGCTGATCTATCGCGCACAAAGGCTGAAAGTCGGCAACGGCCTGGATGAAACGGTGGAAGTGGGCCCGCAGATCAACGAGCAGCAGGTGGCCACCACGGAGAAGTACGTCCAGATCGGCAAAGGCGAAGGCGCCAAGCTGGAAGCCGGCGGCAAGGCGCTGAACAAGCCGGAACACGCGTACGGCTGGTTCTTTGAGCCCACGGTCTTCACGGACGTGGACGGCAAAATGCGCATTGCCCAGGAAGAAATCTTTGGCCCGGTCATCAGCGTGATCCCGTGCGAAAGCTTTGAGAACGCGATTGAGATTGCCAACGGGGTGAACTACGGGCTCTCGTCTTCGATCTACACCAAGGACGTGAACCGCGCGTTCCGCGCCATGCGCGACATCAACGCGGGCATCACCTACGTGAACGCGCCGACGATTGGCGCGGAAGTGCATCTGCCGTTCGGCGGTGTGAAATCCACGGGCAACGGGCATCGCGAAGGCGGCCTGGGCGCCGTTGACTTCTATACGCAGTGGAAGGCGATCTACGTGGATTACTCGGACAAATTGCAGCGCGCGCAGATAGACACCGAGTAG
- a CDS encoding DUF2607 family protein — MRRKLRNFARSLPWKGTVVCACLLLVVMSAAVQALHLHPTDLDDAKHCSVCQLAHSAIHVSAPAALTVSAHATAYLHAVGDSEPHSNLTSFALFSRPPPLV, encoded by the coding sequence GTGAGACGGAAGCTTCGCAATTTCGCCCGGTCATTGCCATGGAAAGGCACGGTGGTATGTGCCTGCCTGCTGCTGGTGGTGATGTCTGCGGCGGTGCAAGCCCTTCATCTCCACCCTACTGACCTCGACGATGCCAAGCACTGCTCGGTCTGCCAGTTGGCCCACTCGGCCATACATGTTTCGGCGCCGGCAGCGCTGACAGTTTCTGCCCACGCCACAGCGTATCTGCATGCTGTGGGTGATTCTGAACCTCACTCCAATCTGACCTCTTTCGCGCTCTTCTCGCGGCCTCCTCCGCTGGTCTAA
- a CDS encoding TonB-dependent receptor: protein MHISLRRGFLLLSAFFYFALILLFCLRAQGQTSGSSGTIQGTVTDPSGAVVPKATIEVHNPISGLKRSATTDATGKFTVPNVPFNPYHLTVSASGFATTVQDIDVRSVVPVNLTIALKVSSAATTVTVEAGAADLIETDSHSHTDVDRALFDKMPLESASSSVSSLVTLATPGIAADSNGLFHGLGDHAENSFSVDGQPITDQQSKVFSNQIPLDSIESIEVFAGAPPAEYGDKTSVVINVTTRSGQGMTTPKGSFTTSYGSFGTSSVGFNLGYGGEKWGNFISVNGLASGRFLDPPEVTAIHDKGNQQNIFDRLDFQLSSADSVHVNLGLTRSWFQNPNAFDNLNLQDQFGNAVGSTDQRSQIRTFNLAPSWTHLLSSSTVFTLGAFARHDQYNYYPSNNPFADFGPLQQETISQTRMLTNLGVRSDVSYVKGMHNFKGGVTYQHTLLTENDSLGIVDPGLNAPCLDAAGGAPVPGFTDPSQCAAAGFTPNIAANPNTTSPFLPFLACFDLTRANPAATDGCTGSNATSFLFRGHTDVKELSLYLQDTITKGNWSLSLGIRGDLYNGLATHREAEPRLGVSYNFKKTNTVFRASYARILETPFNENLVLSATGCNFGVIAALVPCVPAAFSPGWRNEFHGGLQQAFGKHLVFSGDYIWKYTHNGYDFSVLGATPITFPIAWNNSKITGFDGRVNVTNIRGFTALFVFSSVNARFFPPQIGGLGVTVGQGGTPFRIDHDEKFNETTHLQYQMGKRGPWVGFNWRYDSGLVAGAVPFATDGTTPVDLTGLTADQQMQAGLFCGNVFPTLSAPLTTCAPSQFGSTRVSIPAPGTESDDHNPPRIAPRNLFDVALGHDNLFHGDRYKWSLQGTVINLTNKTALYNFLSTFSGTHFVTPRAYTAQLAFHF, encoded by the coding sequence ATGCATATCTCTTTACGGAGAGGCTTCCTGCTTTTGTCAGCCTTCTTCTATTTTGCTTTGATATTGCTGTTTTGCCTGCGCGCGCAAGGACAGACTTCAGGCAGTTCAGGAACGATTCAGGGTACGGTCACCGACCCCAGTGGCGCGGTGGTGCCCAAAGCTACGATTGAAGTTCACAACCCAATTAGCGGGTTAAAGCGGTCAGCAACTACCGATGCAACGGGGAAATTCACCGTCCCCAACGTTCCCTTTAATCCGTATCACCTCACGGTCAGTGCCTCGGGTTTTGCGACTACAGTGCAGGACATTGATGTGCGCTCGGTGGTCCCTGTAAATCTCACCATCGCGCTCAAAGTCAGCAGCGCCGCGACTACGGTTACCGTGGAGGCCGGAGCGGCAGACTTGATCGAGACTGACTCGCACTCGCATACCGACGTGGACCGGGCGTTGTTTGACAAGATGCCGCTGGAAAGCGCGTCGTCTTCGGTGAGCTCGCTGGTCACGCTGGCCACGCCGGGAATCGCCGCGGATTCCAACGGTCTTTTCCACGGCCTGGGCGACCATGCCGAAAACTCGTTCTCCGTGGACGGCCAACCCATCACGGACCAGCAGAGCAAAGTCTTCTCCAACCAGATTCCTCTTGATTCCATTGAGTCCATAGAGGTGTTCGCCGGTGCGCCGCCGGCTGAATACGGCGACAAGACCAGCGTGGTGATCAACGTGACCACGCGCTCCGGCCAGGGCATGACCACCCCCAAGGGGAGCTTCACCACATCATATGGAAGTTTCGGCACATCAAGCGTGGGCTTCAACCTGGGCTATGGCGGAGAAAAATGGGGCAACTTCATTTCCGTGAACGGGCTCGCCAGTGGCCGCTTCCTGGACCCGCCGGAAGTGACCGCCATCCACGACAAAGGAAACCAGCAGAACATCTTCGACCGCCTGGATTTTCAGCTGTCCAGCGCTGATTCCGTCCACGTGAATCTGGGACTTACGCGGTCCTGGTTCCAGAACCCCAATGCGTTTGACAATCTGAATTTGCAGGACCAGTTCGGGAATGCCGTGGGCTCTACCGATCAGCGTTCGCAAATCAGGACTTTCAACCTGGCGCCGTCCTGGACGCACCTGCTCAGTTCGTCCACGGTGTTCACGCTGGGTGCTTTCGCGCGTCACGACCAGTACAACTATTATCCCAGCAACAATCCATTTGCCGATTTTGGCCCGCTGCAGCAAGAGACCATCAGCCAGACCCGCATGCTCACCAACCTGGGCGTGCGCTCAGATGTCTCGTACGTGAAAGGCATGCACAACTTCAAGGGGGGAGTCACCTATCAACATACGCTGCTGACGGAAAATGACAGCCTGGGGATCGTTGATCCAGGACTTAACGCACCGTGCCTGGATGCTGCCGGTGGCGCGCCGGTTCCGGGATTCACTGACCCCTCGCAGTGCGCGGCTGCGGGGTTCACGCCGAACATAGCTGCCAATCCTAACACCACCTCGCCTTTCCTGCCGTTCCTGGCGTGCTTCGATCTGACGCGGGCTAATCCAGCGGCGACGGACGGCTGCACGGGTTCTAACGCAACGTCGTTCTTGTTCCGCGGACATACGGACGTGAAAGAGCTTTCGTTGTATCTGCAAGACACGATCACCAAGGGAAACTGGTCTTTGAGTCTGGGGATACGCGGCGATCTGTACAACGGCCTAGCGACGCACCGTGAAGCTGAGCCTCGGTTGGGCGTGTCTTACAACTTCAAGAAGACCAACACGGTCTTTCGCGCTTCCTACGCGCGAATTTTGGAAACGCCGTTCAATGAGAACCTGGTGCTCTCGGCCACGGGATGCAACTTTGGCGTGATTGCCGCGTTGGTGCCGTGCGTACCCGCAGCGTTCAGTCCCGGCTGGCGCAATGAATTCCATGGCGGTCTGCAACAAGCCTTTGGCAAGCATCTGGTGTTCTCCGGAGACTACATCTGGAAGTACACCCACAATGGCTACGATTTCAGCGTGCTGGGCGCTACTCCCATCACGTTCCCGATTGCCTGGAACAATTCCAAGATCACCGGGTTCGATGGGCGCGTGAACGTGACGAACATCCGCGGATTCACCGCGCTCTTTGTGTTCTCCAGCGTGAATGCCCGCTTCTTCCCGCCGCAAATTGGCGGATTGGGCGTGACCGTGGGACAGGGCGGCACTCCTTTCCGCATTGACCACGACGAAAAATTCAACGAGACCACGCACCTGCAATACCAGATGGGAAAGCGCGGGCCGTGGGTGGGGTTCAACTGGCGTTACGACAGCGGTCTGGTGGCCGGCGCTGTGCCCTTTGCCACGGATGGCACTACTCCGGTTGACTTGACCGGGCTTACTGCCGATCAACAGATGCAAGCCGGTTTGTTCTGCGGCAACGTGTTCCCAACGCTCAGCGCGCCGCTGACCACTTGCGCGCCTTCGCAATTCGGGTCAACGAGAGTGTCCATCCCGGCGCCGGGGACGGAAAGTGACGACCACAATCCGCCGCGCATTGCTCCGCGCAACCTGTTCGACGTGGCGCTGGGTCATGACAACCTGTTTCACGGCGACCGATACAAGTGGAGCCTGCAGGGCACGGTCATCAATCTGACGAACAAGACGGCGCTCTACAACTTCTTGTCCACATTCAGCGGAACGCACTTTGTTACGCCGCGGGCCTACACGGCGCAACTGGCGTTTCACTTCTAA
- a CDS encoding cation transporter translates to MALPTTPTLLPVVTAEQRYAAVRVLQWISVAWMSVEVLVSVIAGARAHSVALLGFGGDSAIELASAMVVLFRFTGTWLSERRAAKIAALLLFVLAAFIVATSSLSLLGLGPQPTPSYLGILLLLAAAVVMPWLARRKRKLAQETASSALAADAVQSSLCAWMSWIALGGLALNSLFAIPWADPAAALLLTPIILKEGREAWREKACHCC, encoded by the coding sequence ATGGCGTTGCCCACCACCCCGACTCTGCTTCCCGTGGTGACTGCGGAGCAGAGGTATGCCGCGGTCCGCGTGCTGCAGTGGATCAGCGTGGCGTGGATGTCGGTTGAGGTGCTGGTATCCGTGATTGCCGGAGCCCGGGCGCACAGCGTGGCGCTGCTGGGGTTCGGCGGCGACAGCGCGATTGAACTGGCGTCAGCGATGGTGGTGCTTTTTCGCTTCACCGGCACGTGGCTGAGTGAGCGCCGGGCCGCCAAGATCGCGGCGCTCTTGCTGTTCGTGCTGGCGGCCTTCATCGTCGCCACCTCAAGCCTGTCTTTGCTGGGGCTGGGGCCGCAACCCACGCCCAGCTATCTGGGAATCTTGCTGCTGCTGGCTGCCGCGGTGGTGATGCCCTGGCTGGCACGGCGAAAAAGAAAACTGGCGCAGGAAACCGCCAGTTCCGCGCTGGCAGCTGACGCGGTGCAAAGCTCGCTGTGCGCATGGATGTCCTGGATTGCGCTGGGAGGGCTGGCGCTAAATTCGCTGTTTGCGATTCCGTGGGCCGATCCCGCTGCCGCCCTGCTGCTGACGCCTATCATTCTCAAAGAGGGCCGTGAGGCCTGGCGAGAGAAGGCGTGCCATTGCTGTTGA
- a CDS encoding response regulator, which produces MSILLADDDAQLANFLSRSLESEGYSVHTALDEQAALAELQRQNYQLIILDLNFGQTDGLELLERLRSEGLETPVIVLSARNRVSDRIQSFNLGADDYITKPFSFQELAARTSALLRRKTDPSLSVLRVENLDLDPVTHKVHRGKMEIKLTPKEFDMLHLLLRRAGETVHRSELLKECWGGESGTDSNLVDVYVNYLRKKVDSGNEPKLIYTVRGAGYRLGRPVNGGAAGRTLYDSGHSAAHDPNLPGTFGDTESSSLQQSPLRALVHSVSHDLAQPLTSIRCFLEVLALRKGAVADQAADIRNIEQQADRAIALAKGISGMVRESPLPTGPWTPLDSLLNDIFNDFSVLLHSGLLSLDRQWDNSLQVTSSPVLRQFLALTISKLVGRNTRPLVLAVSSTFVDGRCHLDFRWKPSDGKPEALQDVRTIFAKELPHVEEMVSSIGGVLAFQENVPEMTLRLPALLQPHAGKSGVTQ; this is translated from the coding sequence ATGTCTATTCTTCTGGCCGATGATGACGCCCAACTAGCGAATTTCCTTTCCAGGTCGCTGGAATCTGAAGGTTATTCTGTACACACCGCGCTGGACGAACAGGCGGCCCTGGCCGAGCTCCAGCGGCAAAACTACCAGCTCATCATTTTGGACCTGAATTTTGGCCAGACCGATGGCCTCGAACTGCTGGAGCGCTTGCGCTCAGAAGGCCTGGAAACGCCCGTCATCGTGCTCAGCGCGCGCAACCGCGTTTCTGACCGCATCCAGTCCTTCAACCTCGGGGCTGACGACTACATCACCAAACCGTTTTCTTTCCAGGAATTGGCGGCGCGGACCAGTGCCCTCCTGCGGCGCAAGACTGACCCTTCCCTCAGCGTGTTGCGGGTGGAAAATCTGGACTTGGACCCGGTTACGCACAAAGTACATCGCGGCAAGATGGAAATTAAGCTGACTCCCAAGGAGTTTGACATGCTCCACCTGCTCCTTCGCCGCGCCGGGGAGACCGTACATCGTAGCGAACTTCTCAAGGAATGCTGGGGAGGAGAATCCGGCACGGACAGCAACCTTGTTGACGTTTACGTTAACTACCTGCGCAAGAAGGTTGACTCCGGCAACGAACCCAAGCTGATCTACACGGTGCGCGGAGCGGGATACCGCCTGGGACGGCCGGTGAACGGCGGGGCGGCCGGCCGCACTTTGTACGATTCCGGCCACTCCGCGGCCCATGACCCGAATTTACCGGGAACGTTTGGCGATACAGAAAGCTCGTCTTTGCAGCAAAGTCCGTTGCGCGCCCTGGTGCACTCCGTGTCCCACGATCTGGCACAACCGCTCACCAGCATCCGCTGTTTTCTGGAAGTGCTGGCACTCCGCAAAGGCGCCGTCGCAGACCAGGCCGCGGACATCAGGAACATCGAGCAACAAGCCGACCGCGCCATCGCGCTGGCCAAAGGAATTTCCGGCATGGTGCGGGAATCGCCCCTTCCCACCGGACCCTGGACGCCACTGGATAGCTTGCTCAATGACATCTTTAACGACTTCAGTGTCCTTCTGCATTCAGGATTGCTCAGCCTGGACCGCCAATGGGACAACTCTCTTCAGGTGACCAGCAGCCCGGTGCTGCGCCAGTTCCTGGCCCTTACCATCAGTAAACTGGTCGGCCGCAACACCCGGCCGCTGGTGCTTGCGGTTTCCTCCACCTTCGTGGACGGCCGGTGCCATTTGGACTTCCGCTGGAAACCCAGTGACGGAAAGCCGGAAGCGCTGCAGGACGTCCGCACTATCTTTGCCAAGGAGTTGCCGCACGTGGAAGAAATGGTCTCTTCCATCGGCGGAGTTCTTGCTTTTCAGGAAAATGTCCCGGAGATGACCTTGCGGCTTCCTGCGTTGTTGCAGCCCCATGCCGGGAAGTCTGGCGTCACGCAGTAG
- a CDS encoding secondary thiamine-phosphate synthase enzyme YjbQ yields the protein MKFHADYLTFNTRHHREYVHITPQVEKIVQASGVSNGLALVSAMHITAGVYVNDNEPGLIHDIDSWLEKLAPFHEEYLHHHTGENNGDSHLKAILVHHQVILPISQGRLVLGTWQRVFYAEFDGQRSKRVVVAVMGE from the coding sequence ATGAAATTCCACGCCGATTACCTGACTTTCAACACCCGGCACCATCGCGAGTACGTGCACATCACGCCGCAGGTGGAGAAGATTGTGCAAGCCAGCGGGGTAAGCAACGGGCTGGCGCTGGTTTCCGCCATGCACATCACAGCGGGGGTCTATGTGAATGACAATGAACCTGGGCTGATTCATGACATTGACTCCTGGCTGGAAAAGCTGGCGCCGTTCCATGAAGAGTACCTGCACCACCACACCGGCGAAAACAACGGCGACTCACACCTGAAGGCGATTCTGGTGCATCACCAAGTGATCTTGCCCATCAGCCAGGGTCGTCTGGTGCTGGGCACGTGGCAGCGGGTTTTTTATGCGGAGTTTGACGGGCAGCGGTCCAAGCGCGTGGTGGTGGCCGTAATGGGTGAGTAG
- a CDS encoding transglutaminase-like domain-containing protein, translating into MISRCSPEVVQAFTELVRAEIDDERIDLLRAALTFARIEYPQLKPEPYIRRVEELAQRVAAQVQVTGDPEQSIAALNRVLYQEEMFRGNTVDYYSPLNSFINDVLDRRLGIPISLALIYMEVGQRAGFPLLGVGMPGHFLVKHYDVSGRATLIDAFERGLIVTEEDCRQRIKNVTAGQAALQPEFLHSVTKRQMLTRMLNNLRTIYMARRDLKRAVQVVDLILVIYPRSPEDVKQRAVLRYNLDDLGGAVADFEDYGKMSPDASDAEEIKQTALSLRRQMARLN; encoded by the coding sequence GTGATATCGCGTTGCAGTCCGGAAGTGGTGCAGGCTTTCACTGAGCTGGTGCGCGCAGAAATTGACGACGAGCGCATTGACCTGCTGCGGGCGGCGCTGACCTTTGCCCGCATTGAATATCCGCAACTCAAGCCCGAGCCTTACATTCGCCGCGTGGAAGAGCTGGCGCAGCGGGTAGCGGCCCAGGTGCAGGTAACAGGCGATCCGGAGCAGTCCATTGCCGCTCTCAACCGCGTGCTCTACCAGGAAGAAATGTTCCGCGGCAATACCGTGGACTATTACAGCCCGCTGAACTCGTTCATCAATGACGTACTGGACCGCCGCCTGGGTATTCCCATTTCGCTGGCGCTCATCTATATGGAAGTGGGCCAGCGCGCCGGATTTCCTCTGCTGGGCGTGGGCATGCCCGGACATTTCCTGGTTAAGCACTACGACGTCAGCGGCCGGGCAACGCTCATTGACGCCTTTGAGCGCGGCCTGATCGTCACCGAAGAAGATTGCCGCCAGAGGATCAAGAACGTCACCGCCGGGCAAGCGGCGCTCCAGCCGGAGTTCCTGCACAGTGTGACCAAACGCCAGATGCTCACACGCATGCTCAACAATCTGCGCACCATCTACATGGCGCGGCGCGACCTGAAGCGCGCCGTGCAGGTGGTGGACCTGATCCTGGTGATCTATCCGCGCTCGCCGGAAGATGTGAAGCAGCGCGCCGTCTTGCGTTACAACCTGGACGATCTGGGCGGCGCGGTGGCGGATTTTGAAGACTACGGCAAGATGTCGCCCGACGCCTCCGACGCGGAAGAGATCAAGCAGACAGCGCTGTCCTTGCGCCGCCAGATGGCCAGGTTGAACTGA